A DNA window from Loxodonta africana isolate mLoxAfr1 chromosome 7, mLoxAfr1.hap2, whole genome shotgun sequence contains the following coding sequences:
- the LOC135231916 gene encoding olfactory receptor 5AL1-like translates to MAKGNHSAVTEFILLGLTDNPDLQAILFSVFLVIYFVSVLGNLGLIVLIQISPQLHTPMYFFLKHLAFIDFSFTSSVTPNTLVNFLCEVKSITFYACATQVCCFITFGVCEFSLLSIMAYDRYVAVCNPLLYVILMPRKLCFQLVVITYVYAFTVALVQTVVTFCLSFCDSNMVNHFYCDDIPLVALACSDTQVKELMLLIIAGFNTLFSLLIVLVSYGFIVLAILRIHSAEGGQKAFSTCVSHLTSITIFYGTIIFMYLRPKSSHSLITDKVASVFYVVVIPMLNPLIYSLRNQEIKNALRRIIEKLCLVIR, encoded by the coding sequence ATGGCCAAAGGCAACCATTCAGCTGTGACTGAGTTCATcctcttgggactcacagataACCCAGACCTTCAAGCCATTCTCTTTAGTGTcttcctagtgatctactttgtTAGTGTCCTGGGTAATCTTGGTTTGATCGTGCTAATCCAAATCAGTCCTCAGCTTCACacacccatgtatttttttctcaaacacctggcttttattgatttttcttttacttcatctgtcACCCCAAACACCTTAGTGAACTTTTTGTGTGAAGTGAAAAGTATAACGTTTTATGCATGTGCCACCCAGGTATGTTGCTTTATCACATTTGGAGTTTGCGAATTCTCCTTGCTTTCCATCATGGCATATGATCGGTATGTTGCCGTCTGCAACCCTTTACTCTATGTCATTCTCATGCCTAGAAAACTCTGTTTTCAACTCGTTGTTATTACGTATGTGTATGCTTTTACTGTGGCTCTTGTACAGACAGTGGTGACGttctgcttgtctttttgtgactctAATATGGTCAACCACTTCTACTGTGACGATATTCCTTTGGTTGCTTTGGCCTGTTCTGACACCCAAGTCAAAGAGCTGATGTTGTTAATCATTGCTGGGTTCAATACACTTTTCTCTCTACttattgtgttagtttcctaTGGCTTCATTGTCTTAGCCATCCTTAGGATCCACTCTGCTGAAGGAGGACAGAAAGCCTTTTCCACCTGTGTGTCCCACCTGACCTCCATCACAATATTTTATGGGACCATCATTTTTATGTACCTACGACCCAAGTCAAGCCATTCTCTGATCACAGATAAAGTTGCTTCAGTGTTTTATGTGGTGGTTATTCCCATGCTAAACCCACTGATCTACAGcttgagaaaccaagaaataaaaaatgcacTGAGAAGAATTATAGAAAAGTTGTGTTTGGTTATCAGATAA